The nucleotide sequence TCCAGGCGGTCTATGCGGCAGACCGCGAAGGCCGCGCCCGGCGGGCCTTCCAGGCATTTGTTGGACGTCAGGACGACGGCATCCACGGCGGGCAGGTCCGAAACGTCCAGGGGCAGTGCGCCGAAGGCGGATACCGCGTCCACGATCACCCGCCGCCCCAGCCCGCCGGCCACCTGGGCCAACAAGGGGACATCGTGGCAGATGCCGCTGCCCGTCTCGCTATAGACCAGGCCCACGTGGGTGATGCGGGGATCGTCGCACAAGGCTTCGGCCAGTGCCGCGGCCTGCGTGCGCTCGCGCGATCCCACGGGCAAGGGGACCACCGTGCGGCCGGCTTCGCTGGCCAGCCGCCGCAGGCGGGCCGCGTAGGCGCCTGTCTGGGGGATCAGGATCTTGCCGGCGGCTGGCACGAAGGTGCGTACCGCGGCTTCCAGCGCGAAATGCCCGCTGCCGGACAGCGGCAGCGCCACATGCGTCTCGGGCGTGCCGCCGGCCACTTCCCGTATGTCCGCGCACAGTTTGCGCACGATGGCGCGAAAGTCGTTGTCCCAGGGCGCATAGTCCTGCGCCAGGGCCTGCTTGACGACATCCGCCGTGGTGACTGGGCCTGGTGTGAGCAATAGCATGGCTGGCTCGCGGAGTGGGTCGCGGGGATCAGAACCGGGGAAGCATGGCGGGGTCATGGCGCCGCAGGACATCGCGCGCCTGCTGGTAGTCCGGCAGGATGTGGCCGACCTCGGTCCAGAAATTCGGGCTGTGGTTCATCTCGCGCAGATGCGCCAACTCGTGCGCGATGACGTAATCGATGATAGACGGCGCGAAATGGATCAGGCGCCAATTCAGCATGATGTTGCCGTCGCTGGTGCACGATCCCCAGCGCGTGGCGGCCGACGACAGGCGCCAGCGCCGGATCTTCAGCCCGCTGGCCTGCAGGAAGTACGCCAGCCGGGCGCCGAACCAGATGCCCGCGCGCTGCTGCAGCCAGGCCTGGGCCGCATCGCGGATGCGCGAGGCCGCCGCGTCGGCGGGAAGGGCCAGGCGCAGCACGTCGCCGTCGCAGGGCGCATCGGCGTCGCCCGCCAGGGCGGCATGCCGCTCGCGCGAGCCCAGTTCCAGGACCACGCGCTTGCCCAGGTAGGGCAGTTCGCCGCCCGCACGCCATTGGGTCTGCGACAGCGCCAGCTGTTCCCGGCGCTTGTGCCAGTCGCGCAGTTTGGCCAGGATCCATCCGGATTTCTCGACCACGGCTTCGTCGATCTGGCGCAGCGTGACCCAGTTCGGCGCGGTGACGCGCAGGCCGTCGTCGCTGATGACGAAACCTATGGTGCGCCGGCGCGACCGCAGCAGCACGAAGCCGATGTCTTGCTGTGGCGTCGCCACGACCCGCCAGCGCGCATTGGGCGGCAGGCTGGGCGGGCAAGGGGTAGCGACCAGGAAGGGACTGGCGGACGACGGTTTCAGGTCGAAGCGGTCCGCTGCCTCGGGCTCATGCCGGTCGGGCGGGGAAGGCGCGGCCGGTAGGGACGGAAAGGAATGCGACTCGGAAGGCAATCCGGAAGGCGACTCGGGAGCGCCGCCGCCCGTATCGCCAGGCGGCGCATCGAACAGCAGTTCCAGCTGATTATTCCGAGACATACCTTTCAGGGTTGAGGCGGCGCATTTCGCCTTCGATCCAGTCCTGGACCTCTCGGTTCAGGGCTTCCGCGGTCTTGCCTTGGGATTCTATCGCGGGGCCGATGGAAACGGTGATCAGGCCGGGGCGTTTGATGAAAGCGTTGCGCGCCCAACACTCGCCGGCATTGTGCGCGATGGGAATGACCACGCTGCCGGTACGCGAGGCCAGCAGCGCGCCGCCCATCTTGAAGCGGCCCGCCTTGCCGGGGGCGATGCGCGTCCCTTCGGGAAACAGCAGAGGCCAGCGGCCTTCGTTCAGGCGGCGCTGCCCCTGGCGCACGACCTGTTCGAAGGCGTCGCGGCCCTTGCTGCGGTCGATCGGGATCATGCGCAGCAGTCCCAGGCCCCAGCCGAAAAAGGGCACCCAGTGCAATTCGCGCTTGTACACGAAACACACTTCGCGCGGCATGAAGCCGGGGAAATACAGGGTTTCCCAGGCCGACTGGTGCTTGGACAGCAGGATGGCCGGGCCGTCGGGCAGGTTCTCCCAGCCGCGCACCTGCCAGCGTATGCCGCAGATCGCGCGGGCGCCCCAGATCGCCAGGCGCGGCCAGCCCACCGTCAGCCGATAGCGCCAGTGCAGGGGCAGCGGCGCCCACAAGAGGCAGGCCAGCGCGTACGGGACGACCGTAACGCTCAGGAAAACCAGATACAGCAGCGAGCGCAGGAAATTGACGGCCTTCATGCGGCGTTGTCTTCCAGCAGCACGTCCACCACCGCCGCCAGGTCATCGGCGACTTGCGTACCGGCCGGCAGTTGGCCGGAGGCCAGGGTCTTGGGCCCGTTGCCCGTCTTGACCAGCCAGGGCGCGCAGCCCATGGCGGCGCAGGCCTGCAGGTCGCGCAGCGAATCGCCCACGGCCGGCACGCCGGTCAGGTCGACGTCATAGCGCTCGGCGATCTGTTCGTACATGCCCGGCAGGGGCTTGCGGCAGCGGCAATTGTCCTCGGGCAGGTGAGGGCACAAAAAGATGGCGTCGATCGCGCCGCCCGCCTGGGCGACTTCGCGCCGCATCTTGGCATGGATGGCGGTCAGCGTGCTCATGTCGAACAGCCGGCGGCCCAGGCCGGACTGGTTGGACGCGACGACGACGGTCCAGCCGGCCTGGTGCAGGCGAGCGATCGCCTGGATCGAACCGGGCAGCGCGATCCATTCTTCGGGCGATTTGACGAAGGCGTCGCTGTCCTGATTGATGACGCCGTCGCGGTCTAGGATGATGAGCTTCACTGGGCCAGCCGGGAAATGTCTGCGACCTTGTTCATCAAGCCATGGAGCCGGCCCAGCAAGGCCAGGCGGTTGGCGCGCACGGCCGGGTCGTCGGCCATGACCATGACGTCGGCGAAGAATGCGTCCACCGGTTCGCGTGCCTGGGCCAGGGTGCTCAGGCTGCCGGCGAAGTCTCCCGCCTCGAACTGCGCCTGCGCGCTCGGGCTGAGGCGTTCGATGGCCTGGGCCAGCGCGCGCTCCGCGGGTTCCACCAGGCGCGCCGCGTCGACGGCGCCGATGTCGCCTTCCGCCTTCTTCAACAGGTTGCCGACCCGCTTGTTGGCCGCCGCCAGGCTGGCGGCCTCCGGCAGCGCGCCGAAAGCCGTGACGGCGCGCACCCGCGCGGCCACCTGGTGCAGCGGCGGCGTCAGGGCGATCACCGCGTCCACGGCGTTGCGTTCGAAATCGGCGGCCAATTGATTGCGGTAGCGTTCGTAGATGAAGTTTTCGACCTCCGCCAGCACGCTATCGGCGATCCTGCCCGGGCCGAAGCTGTCGGCCGCCAGGCGCAGCACGCCTCGCAGCGCCAGCGGGCCGTCTTCGCTGGGTTTGAGCCAGCCACCCGCGGCCAGGTTCTCGAAGGCGCTGATCAGTCCCAGGGCCGCGCGGCGCAGGCCGAAGGGATCGCGCTCGCCCGTCGGCGCCAGGCCGATGCTCCAGATGCCCACCAGCGTTTCGGCGCGCTCCGCGATGAACAGCGAGGCCATGGTCAGGCCCGCGCGGTCCACCGGCGCGTCCAGCCTGTTGCGGTACTGCTCGCGCAGCGCCCGCACCACGTCCGGGGATTCGCCATCGGCTTCCGCATAGTAGGCCCCCATGATGCCTTGCAGCTCGGGGAATTCGCCCACCATCTGGGTGCCCAGGTCGGCCTTGGCCAGCAGGGCGGCGCGGTCGGCGGCCTGGGCGTCGGCGCCCAGCGCCCGCGCCACGCCGGCGGCGATGGCGCGCACGCGCTGCACGCGTTCCAGCTGCGTACCCAACTTGTTGTGATAGACGATGCTGCCCAGCTGTTCCACGCGCGCGGCCAGGGGCGTCTTGCGGTCGGTGTCGAAGAAGAACTGCGCGTCGGCCAGGCGCGGCCGCACCACGCGCTGGTTGCCCTCGACAATATTGACCGGATCGGCCACGTGCATATTGCTGACGATCAGGAAGCGGTGCGTGAGCTTGCCTGTATCGGGCGCGAACAGGGGAAAGTACTTCTGGTTCAGGCGCATCGTCAGGATCAGGCATTCCTGCGGCACCTGCAGGAAGCGCGGCTCGAACTCCCCGACGTAGACGGTGGGATGTTCGACCAGGGCCGTCACTTCTTCCAGCAGGGCGGGGACGTCCGGGTCGTCCCCCAGCGTGGCGCCCAGCTTTTGCGCATGGGCGTCCAGCTGGCGCGAGATTTCCTCGCGCCGCGCGTCGAAGGATGCAATCACGCGCCCAGTCTCGGCCAGCTGGCCCGCGTAGGCGTCGGCATCGCGCAGGACGATGTCGCCTTCGCTCATGAACCGATGGCCCTGGGTGGCGCGGCCGGCGGCCAGGCCCAGTGCGGCGATGTCCACCACATCGGCGCCGAACAGCGCCACCAGGCCGTGGGCCGGCCGCACGAACTTGACGGTAGTGAGCCCGTCGGCCAGCTGATAGCTCATGACCTTGGGAATCGGCAGGCCGGCGATCGCGCCATCCAGCGCCTGTTGCAGGCCTTCGGCCAGGTGTGCGCCGGGAGCCGTGCCGCGTGCCACCAGATAGTCCTGCTTGCCGTCGGATTCGCGCGCCAGCGTCGCGGCGTCGGCCGCGTCCAGGCCCTTGGCGGCCAGCTTCTTCAGCAGCGCCGGGGTGGGGCGGCCTTCGGCATCCAGGCCCACTTTGACCGGCATGAGTTTTTCCGCGTAGGCCTGGTCGGGCGCCTGGGCCAGCACCGCGGACAGGTGCACCGCCAGCCGCCGCGGCGTGGCATAGGGCTGCACCTGGCAGCCGGCGGCCAGCAGGCCGCGCGCCTCCAGGCCCTGGCGGATGCCTTCGGCGAAGGCCACGCCGAGCTTGCGCAGCGCCTTGGGCGGCAGTTCTTCGGTCAGCAGTTCGACCAGCAGGGGGCGGATGTCGCTCATTGCGCGGCCTCCGCGGCGGCACGGCCGCTGAGCATGGGGAAGCCCAGGCGTTCGCGCGAATCGTAATAGGCCTGCGCGATGGCGCGCGACAGATTGCGGATGCGGCCGATATAGGCGGCGCGCTCGGTCACGCTGATGGCGCCGCGCGCATCGAGCAAGTTGAAGGTATGCGCGGCCTTGAGCACCGCCTCGTAGGCCGGCAGGGCCAGCGGCACTTCCATCAGGCGCTTGGCCTCGGATTCGTAGTCATTGAAATGCGCGAACAGCATATCGGCCGAGGAATATTCGAAGTTATAGGTGGACTGTTCCACCTCGTTCTGGTGGAAGACGTCGCCATACTTGACCGGCAGGCCGTCCGGCCCGACGGTCCAGACCAGGTCGTAGACGCTCTGTACGTCCTGCAGATACATGGCCAGGCGTTCCAGGCCGTAGGTGATTTCCCCCGTGGTGGGCGTGCAGTTCAGCCCGCCGACCTGCTGGAAATAGGTGAATTGCGTCACCTCCATCCCGTTCAGCCAGACTTCCCAGCCCAGGCCCCAGGCGCCCAGGGTGGGGTTTTCCCAATCGTCCTCGACGAAGCGGATATCGTGCCGGGTCGGGTCGATGCCCAGCGCCTTCAGCGAACCGATATACAGGTCCAGGATTTCCGGCGGGGCCGGCTTGAGCACCACCTGGTATTGATAGTAATGCTGCATGCGGTTGGGGTTTTCGCCGTAGCGGCCGTCCTTGGGGCGGCGCGAGGGCTGCACATACGCGGCGCGCCAGGGTTCCGGCCCGATGGCGCGCAGGAAGGTGGCCGTGTGCGAGGTTCCCGCCCCCACTTCCATGTCATAGGGCTGCAGCAGCGTGCAACCCTGCTTGTCCCAGTATTCCTGGAGTTTGAGGATGATTTGCTGAAAAGTGAGCATGGTACAGGGGGAACCGCCCGGAGGGCTGCCTTAGGGAAACCCGGCATTTTACTGGAGGCGGCACGGCCTGCCGGAAAATCGCCGCCGCCGTTGGTCGTATCATTCCATTTCCGCGGCAACCGCGGGCCCGCCGGCCCCGCGCGCCGCCCCATCGGAAGGAGAACAACGCCATGGCCGACCTGATCGAGGTGGCGCTCGTCGACGGTATCCAGACCATTACCATCAACCGTCCCGACGCCCGTAACGCCATCAACCTGGAAACCGCGCAGGCCATGGCCGCCGCGCTGGAGGAACTGGACAACAACCCGGCTGCGCGCATCGGCATCCTGACCGGCGCCAACAACACGTTTTCCTCCGGCATGGACCTGAAAGCCTTCGCCCAGAGCGGCGAGCGGCCCCTGATTCCGGGGCGCGGCTTCGCCGGCCTGAACGAAGCGCCGCCGAAGAAGCCACTGATCGCCGCCGTGGAGGGCTATGCGCTTGCCGGCGGCTTCGAGATGGCGCTGGCCTGCGACCTGATCGTGGCCGCGCGCGACGCCAGGTTCGGGCTGCCGGAAGTCAAGCGCGGTCTGGTGGCCGGGTCCGGCGGGATGCTGCGCCTGCCGCGCCGCCTGCCCTACCACATCGCCATGGAAGTCATCCTGACGGGCGACATGCTGGACGCCGAGCGTGCCCATGCCTATGGCCTGGTCAATCGCCTGTCCGCGCCGGGGGAGGCCCTGCAGGACGCCATGGCCCTGGCCCGCGCCATCGTGGAGAACGGCCCCCTGGCGGTCCAGACCGCCAAGAGCATCGTCTCGCAGGCCGTGGATTGGGATCAGGCCGGCATGTTCGACCGGCAGCGGCCCCTGATCGCCCATATCTTCACTTCGGCCGATGCCAAGGAAGGCGCCACGGCCTTCGCGCAGAAGCGCAAGCCCGTCTGGCAGGGCAAATGATCCGTCCGGGCGGACCGTGCCGGCAGTCCCGGCGCGCCCGTCCTATACTCTGGCCGCGGTCCCGCCGGCCGTCACCGCTCAACACCCTTACCGCTACCGTACGTCATGACCGTCATCAAGGAAGAAGATTTCATCCAGTCCATCGCGGATGGCATCCAGTTCATCAGCTACTACCATCCCGTGGACTATATCCGCCACCTGGCGCGCGCCTATGAGCGCGAGGAAAGCCCCGCGGCACGCGACGCCATCGCGCAGATCCTGACCAATTCCCGCATGTGCGCCGAGGGCAAGCGGCCGCTGTGCCAGGATACCGGCATCGTCAACGTCTTCCTGAAAGTCGGCATGAACGTGCGCTTCGAGACGTCGCGCAGCCTGCAGGAGCTGTGCGACGAAGGCGTGCGCCGCGGCTATACCAACCCGGACAATCCGCTGCGCGCCTCCGTGCTGGCCGATCCGCTGTTCGCCCGCCGCAATACCAAGGACAACACGCCCTGTATCGTGAACGTCGAACTGGTCCCCGGCGACAAGGTCGATGTCCAGCTGGCATCCAAGGGGGGCGGTTCCGAGAACAAATCGAAGTTCGCCATGCTCAATCCCAGCGATTCGCTGGTGGACTGGGTGCTGAAGACGGTACCGACGATGGGCGCCGGCTGGTGCCCGCCCGGCATGCTGGGCATAGGCGTCGGCGGCACCGCTGAAAAAGCCGTCCTCATGGCCAAGCAGGCGCTCATGGACGACATCGATATGTATGAGCTGCTGCAGCGCGGCCCGCAGAACAAGCTCGAAGAGTTGCGCATCGAGCTCTACGAAAAGGTCAACGCGCTGGGTATCGGCGCGCAGGGCCTGGGCGGCCTGACCACCGTGCTGGACATCAAGATCGCCACCTTCCCGACGCACGCGGCCTCGCTGCCGGTGGCCATGATCCCCAATTGCGCCGCCACCCGGCACGCGCACTTCGAGCTGGACGGCAGCGGTCCCGCCCGCCTGACCCCGCCGTCGCTGTCCGAGTGGCCGGACGTCCGCTGGGCCCCCGATTACAACAAGTCGCGGCAGGTCAACCTGGATACCCTGACCAAGGAAGAAGTCGCCAGCTGGCAGCCGGGCCAGACCCTGCTGCTGTCCGGCAAGATGCTGACCGGCCGCGACGCCGCGCACAAGCGCATCCAGGACATGCTGGCCAAGGGCGAGACCCTGCCGGTGGATTTCCGCAACCGGGTGATCTACTACGTCGGTCCCGTGGATCCCGTGCGCGACGAAGTCGTGGGCCCCGCCGGCCCGACCACGTCCACGCGCATGGACAAGTTCACCGACATGATGCTGGACAAGACCGGGCTCATCGCCATGATCGGCAAGTCCGAGCGCGGCCCCGTCGCCATCGAGGCCATCCGCAAGCACCAGTCGGCCTATTTGATGGCGGTGGGCGGCGCGGCCTACCTGGTCAGCAAGGCCATCCGCGCGGCCAAGGTGCTGGCCTTCGAGGACCTGGGCATGGAAGCGATCTACGAGTTCGAGGTCAAGGACATGCCGGTGACGGTCGCCGTGGATGCGCAGGGCACTTCGGTGCATACCACCGGTCCGCGCGAATGGCAGGCCAGGATCGGCAAGATCCCCGTCGCGGTGGCATAACCGACGTGGCCCGGCCGCCGGCCGTGCCGGTCGGGCATGGCGGGCGAGCGGCGGCACGGGCGTCGCAATGCCCGGCAAAGAATTGCGCGCTGAAATTACGGTCCGGGAAATGGCCGCCGATCTACACTCTGCCGCTTTGGAGACCGCGCCATGGCGGACAGATCATCGCTGGGCTACACCGCGGCTTACCGCGATCCCGTCGGCGGCGGTTACCCGCTGGGCAACGGCTACCGCGGCTATCTGCCGCATTTGATGCGGTTCGGCGCGCCGGATTCGCGAAGTCCGTTCGGACGCGGCGGCTTGAACTGCTACGCCTATTGTGCCGGCGACCCCGCCAATCGGCGGGATCCCTCCGGCCACATGAATGTCCCCGGCGAGATAATGGAGGACGTCGAGCGGTCCTTGGCGCATCCGGCCGAAGAGATCCGCGCCCGGGACGAGCCTGCCGCCAGGGAAGAACCCGCGGCCATGGACGTACCCATCGCGGCGGAGCAGGCCCGGGCGGCCGCCGCCGTGGAAGCGGACCGGCCCGGACCGTCCCGCAGGACAGCCAGGCCTGCCCGGGCATCCGCCGCACGTCGCGACGAGTGGGGACCGGCGTTCGATACGCACTGGTCAGGAAAGTACGGTGCCCACGAAGGCAGGGTGGCGAGCGCGCTCGCCGACTTGCGGGAAACCGTCGTCACGCTGGAAGACGATTTGTACGACCTGGAGGACCAGCTGGTGGTTCACTCCATCGATCCCCGCCGGAAAGACGTGCGCACCGCCTACGACAGGGTGCGGTTCGCGCTTCGCGTGGCGAAGATGAAAGAAGCCACATTGCCTGCGATTTCCATGGGGCTTCCCGGTATCCGGAGGATATATCTCGGAAACCGGCGAGCCGAGCTTGGGGAGCGCCTTACCGGCCTGGACCGCCTGCTGACGAAACTGGCGGACCGGTATTTCGCGGCCGCACCGGCAGAGGAAGGGCCTTCGGCGCTGCGCGATGCGCTGATGGCCGACGATGACGAGTGAGCCGGAATGCGCGCGGCCGCTGGATCCTGGCCGTCGTTAGACGTCAGCGGTGCGGCGCGGGCGCATCCCCGCCAGGCAATATTCCGATGTCCTGGCCGCCGCAACGGGCCAGCAACGTGTCCAGCGCTGCCCCATCCAATGTCATGCCGGGCGCCAGGTCGCGCAAGGGCGCCAGCACGAAGGCGCGTTCCCGCATGCGGGGATGGGGCAGCGTCAATCGCGGAGTGTCCATGCGGACGTCGCCATAAAGCAGCAGGTCCAGGTCCAGGGTGCGCGGCGCATTGCGGTAGGGGCGTTGGCGGCCGTGCCGCAGTTCCAGCGCCTGCAGCGCATCCAGCAGCGCCAGCGGGGCGAGCGTGGTGGCCACCCTTGCCACCGCGTTGACGAAGTCCGGACCGCTCGCATCGACGGGAGCGGTACGGTAGAAAGGCGAGGCGACGCAATCCTGGATTCCGGGTATCGCCGCCAGTTCGCGCAGGGCCTGGCGCAGGGTCTGGGCGCTGTCGCCCAGGTTGGCGCCCAGGCCGATATAAGCGATGGCCTGTCCCGCCGGGACGGCGCATGGCGTGGCCGCGCCGCTGCCCGTTGCCGCCATGGCCTTACTCGTCGTGGCCGTGCGTGACGGCGACGGGTGGCCGGCCATCGCCTCCGCTGCCACCGCTGCTGCCACGCCGGCGCGACCGGCGGCGGCGCGGCGGAACGTCTTCCTTGGTGCGCGGGGCGCGGGATGCCTCGTCTATCATCTGGGCGCGCGTGATGTCGTCGGCATTGGCCAGGTCCATCCACCACTGCGCCAGCACGCTGTCGAACTCGCCGGCGGCGGCCCGTAATTGCAGGAAATCGCAGGCGGCACGGAAGCGCGGCTGTTCCAGCATCCGGTAGATCGTCTTGCCCACGCGGCGCTCGAAGCGCGGCTGCATGAACCAGATTTCCCGCATGTCCGAGGAAAAGCGCCGCTGGATGGCGAGTTTTTCGGTTTGTTCGTCCAACACCGAATCGGCCGCCTGCAGCAGCGCCGGTATCGGCAGCTCGCCCTGTTTGCAGAGCTCCCGCCAGCGTACTTCGACCTGTTGCCACAGCAGCGCGGCAAACAGGAAGCTCGGGCTGATGGTCTTGCCCGCCCGCACGCGGGCATCGGTCCGTTCCAGCGCCAGTTCGACGAAATGCTCGCCCTGGGGCTGTTCCAGCACCACGTCCAGCAAGGGCAGTACGCCATGGTGCAGGCCCTGCGCGCGCAACTGCCGCAGGCAGTCCATGGCATGTCCGCAGGTCAGCAGCTTGAGCATTTCGTCGAACAGGCGCGAGGCGGGCACGTTCTCGATCAGGCTCGCCATGGCCCGGATGGGCGCGCGCGTTTCCTCGTCGATGGTGCCATTCAGCTTGGCGGCGAAACGCACGGCGCGCAGCATGCGCACCGGATCCTCGCGGTAGCGCCTGGCCGGATCGCCGATCATGCGCACCACGCGCTTCTTCAAGTCGGCCACGCCGTTGTGGTAGTCGATGACCACCTCGCTCAGCGGGTCGTAATACAGGGCATTGAGCGTGAAGTCGCGGCGCGCCGCGTCCTCTTCCTGGCTGCCGAAGACGTTGTCGCGCAGGATGCGGCCGTGTTCGTCGGTTTCCTGGTCTTCGGAGGCGGGCGCGCGGAAGGTGGAGGTTTCGATGATCTCCTGCCCGAACACTACGTGGACCAGCTGGAAGCGGCGGCCGATGATGCGCGCGCGCCGGAACAGCGGGCGGATTTCCTCCGGCGTGGCGTTGGTGGCCACGTCGAAGTCCTTGGGCTCGATGCCGACGATCAGGTCGCGCACCGCGCCGCCGACGATGTAGGCCTCGAAGCCCGCTTCGCGCAGGACTTCACAGACCTTGATGGCATGCCGCGATACGTTGCGGCGATCGATGCCGTGGCGCTCTTTCGCGATACGTTGCGGGCCGCGCGCCGGGAACAGCCGGGCGACGAACTTTCTTATGGTTTCCGTGATCATCGAATTCAGGACTTCGCATCTTCCATGTGAACGAACAGGTCCAGCACCTGCCATCCTTTCGCTTGCGCGAGTTGTCGCAATGCAGGGCTGGGATTGGTCGCCACCGGGCGCGTGACCGCTTCGAGCAGCGGCACGTCGTTGATCGAGTCGCTATAAAAAAACGTTTCGGAAAAATCCGCAAGGGCCAGGCCCATTCCGGCCAGCCATTCGTTGACCCGGACCACCTTGCCCTCCTTGAAGCTGGGCGTGCCGGCGATGCGGCCGGTGTAGCGGCCGGCGACGTATTCGGGCACGGTGGCGATCAGGTGCGGTACGCCGAAGGCCCGGCTGATGGGGGCGGTGACGAAATGGTTGGTGGCCGTGACGACGGCGCACAGGTCGCCGGCTTCCAGGTGCTGCGCCACCAGGCGTATGGCGCGCGCCTCGATGGCGGGACGGATGACCTGCGCCATGTAGTCCTCGTGCCATAGCGCCAGATCGTACGGAGTATGGGCGGAGAGCAGCCCCAGCATGAACTCGGCCGATTGCTCGGCGGTGAGTTCGCCGCGGTTGTAGCGCGCCATCAGCTCTTCGTTGCGGGCGCGCGCTTCGTCCGGGTCGCCGGCGCGGCCGGTGCGGGCCAGGAAATCCGCCCACTGGTAGTCGCTATCCAGGGGCAGCAAGGTGTGGTCGAGATCGAAGAGGGCCAGGCGTGCAGCAGTCATGAGGTAGGGGTATCCGGGTCCGCCAGCATTGCGCGCAGCAGCGGTATGGTCAGGGGCCGGCGCGTGGCCAGCGAATAGCGGTCCAGGGCGTCCAGCAGCGCGGCCAGGCGCCGCATGTCGCGCTCGTAATGGGTGAGCATCCAGTTGATGACTTCCGGTGCCAGCTGCAGACCTCGTTCGGCGGCCTGCGCGGAGAGCGCCGCCAGTTTGTCGGCATCGGACAGCGGATCCAGCCGGAACACCAGGTCCCAGCCCAGGCGGGTACGCAGGTCTTCGCGCAGCGGCATGGCCAGCGGCGCGCGGTCGCCCGCGACGGCCAGGGCGAACGCATGCTGGGTCGCCGCCGATTCGCGCCAGCGATTGTACAGGGCAAACAGGGCGGCCTGCCCGGTGTCGTCCATGCGGTGCAGGTCGTCCACCGCCACGATGGCGGGCATGGCGTCCGTGGGGTGCGCCTGGGCCAGGCCGGCCAGTTCCGCGCCGGCATCGCGGGCGCCGATATAGCGGCCTCCCGGCGCGCCGGCGATGGCGCGCAGCAGGTGGCTGCGCCCGCAGCCGGCCGGGCCCCACAGGTACAGCGCGTGTCCGGGCGCCAGCCGGCGCGCCGCATCCAGCGCCTGCCCGTTCGGCCCCGCGATGTAGTTGCCGAGCGAGGGCGCCGGCTCGGGAAGGACGTCTAGCAGCAGCTGGCGGTTCATTGCGATCGGGCGGGCGCACCGGTGCCGGCGGGCCGGGCGGCGCGGCACGGATTCCCGCGGTGGAAAGTCCGTTCAGGCGCCGGTTGGCGGACAAATGGTGGGCTCATCGTAAAATCAGGAAGGCTGACTCGAAAAATCCCGCAATTTTTACATACCCCACGGTTTTCCTCATGACAAATCAACCTTCCGCCCCGT is from Bordetella bronchialis and encodes:
- the hda gene encoding DnaA regulatory inactivator Hda, with protein sequence MNRQLLLDVLPEPAPSLGNYIAGPNGQALDAARRLAPGHALYLWGPAGCGRSHLLRAIAGAPGGRYIGARDAGAELAGLAQAHPTDAMPAIVAVDDLHRMDDTGQAALFALYNRWRESAATQHAFALAVAGDRAPLAMPLREDLRTRLGWDLVFRLDPLSDADKLAALSAQAAERGLQLAPEVINWMLTHYERDMRRLAALLDALDRYSLATRRPLTIPLLRAMLADPDTPTS
- a CDS encoding 2-amino-4-hydroxy-6-hydroxymethyldihydropteridine diphosphokinase; its protein translation is MAATGSGAATPCAVPAGQAIAYIGLGANLGDSAQTLRQALRELAAIPGIQDCVASPFYRTAPVDASGPDFVNAVARVATTLAPLALLDALQALELRHGRQRPYRNAPRTLDLDLLLYGDVRMDTPRLTLPHPRMRERAFVLAPLRDLAPGMTLDGAALDTLLARCGGQDIGILPGGDAPAPHR
- the pcnB gene encoding polynucleotide adenylyltransferase PcnB, whose translation is MITETIRKFVARLFPARGPQRIAKERHGIDRRNVSRHAIKVCEVLREAGFEAYIVGGAVRDLIVGIEPKDFDVATNATPEEIRPLFRRARIIGRRFQLVHVVFGQEIIETSTFRAPASEDQETDEHGRILRDNVFGSQEEDAARRDFTLNALYYDPLSEVVIDYHNGVADLKKRVVRMIGDPARRYREDPVRMLRAVRFAAKLNGTIDEETRAPIRAMASLIENVPASRLFDEMLKLLTCGHAMDCLRQLRAQGLHHGVLPLLDVVLEQPQGEHFVELALERTDARVRAGKTISPSFLFAALLWQQVEVRWRELCKQGELPIPALLQAADSVLDEQTEKLAIQRRFSSDMREIWFMQPRFERRVGKTIYRMLEQPRFRAACDFLQLRAAAGEFDSVLAQWWMDLANADDITRAQMIDEASRAPRTKEDVPPRRRRSRRRGSSGGSGGDGRPPVAVTHGHDE
- a CDS encoding fumarate hydratase produces the protein MTVIKEEDFIQSIADGIQFISYYHPVDYIRHLARAYEREESPAARDAIAQILTNSRMCAEGKRPLCQDTGIVNVFLKVGMNVRFETSRSLQELCDEGVRRGYTNPDNPLRASVLADPLFARRNTKDNTPCIVNVELVPGDKVDVQLASKGGGSENKSKFAMLNPSDSLVDWVLKTVPTMGAGWCPPGMLGIGVGGTAEKAVLMAKQALMDDIDMYELLQRGPQNKLEELRIELYEKVNALGIGAQGLGGLTTVLDIKIATFPTHAASLPVAMIPNCAATRHAHFELDGSGPARLTPPSLSEWPDVRWAPDYNKSRQVNLDTLTKEEVASWQPGQTLLLSGKMLTGRDAAHKRIQDMLAKGETLPVDFRNRVIYYVGPVDPVRDEVVGPAGPTTSTRMDKFTDMMLDKTGLIAMIGKSERGPVAIEAIRKHQSAYLMAVGGAAYLVSKAIRAAKVLAFEDLGMEAIYEFEVKDMPVTVAVDAQGTSVHTTGPREWQARIGKIPVAVA
- a CDS encoding HAD family hydrolase, with the protein product MTAARLALFDLDHTLLPLDSDYQWADFLARTGRAGDPDEARARNEELMARYNRGELTAEQSAEFMLGLLSAHTPYDLALWHEDYMAQVIRPAIEARAIRLVAQHLEAGDLCAVVTATNHFVTAPISRAFGVPHLIATVPEYVAGRYTGRIAGTPSFKEGKVVRVNEWLAGMGLALADFSETFFYSDSINDVPLLEAVTRPVATNPSPALRQLAQAKGWQVLDLFVHMEDAKS